In Nitrosomonas ureae, the sequence CACTGGCCTCGATCAGACGCGCTGCATGATCTCCCGGCGGATTGCGAAACACCGATCCGGCGTTTGGCAGGTTGAGCGGCTGACTTGCAATGCGTTGCGCCAGCAATTGTTTGATTCGCTGCCGTGATTCTGCCTGCTCTCCTTGCGATAATTTGATATATCCCCCCGCAAACCATTCCAGGTTATTGCCATTTGACGACTGATGCAGCTTTACACTGCGATAACCAATCGCGTACTCATCCGGAGTGCGTATAAAAATTCGCCCTTCCTGATTGACAACTTGTACCCGCTCGACAAATTCCCAAGTTTCTGATCCATAACAGCCCGCATTCATGGCCAACGCTCCGCCGACCGTACCGGGTATCCCTGCCAGAAACTCTGCACCAGCTAAATCATGTTTGGCAGCGAAGCGCGCCACTTTTGCGCACGCCACACCAGCACCTGCGTAAATGAGCCCATCGAATTGATTGTGCTCAATCAATTGCAAATCATTTAATTGAGCATGCAGTGCTATGACAGTACCTTGAATTCCACCATCTCTAACCAGCAAGTTGCTGCCCAATCCAATCACAAAGATAGGTTCATACGAAAATTCCCGCAGGCAGTCCGCAAAATCATCCAAATCTACAGGCATATAGTAACGCCGCGCATTACCGCCGGTGCGCCATGAAATATGTCGGCTCATAGGCTCATCAACACGCATTTCCCCGCGGCATATCAATGGCATATTCATTTCAATAAACGCCAGATCTGTTGCTGGTATATTTGTTCTTGCGTTTTCTGACAAGCCGGTCATTACTCATTGGCCCTCAATAATCATTACCATTGACTACTATTAACTTGCTTTCCATTTGCGCAATATGTGGAGCCACCTTTGCTACTGAGCCTGCTCCCATCACCAGAACGATATCGTTATTCTGCACAGCATCGAGAATGGCGATTGACAAATCATCAATATCTTCAATATAAATAGGTTCCACTTTTCCCAGCACCCGGATTGAACGGGCTAAGGATTTACTATCAGCGGCAACAATGGGGTCTTCGCCTGCGGGATACACTTCTGTTAACAGCAGCACATCAGCTTGTGACAAAACTCTAGTAAAATCCTCAAACACATCCCGTGTCCGCGTGTAGCGATGTGGTTGAAACGCAACGATTAAACGCCTGCCCGGAAAGGCACCTCGCGCTGCTTTCATGGTTGCTTCCATTTCCGCCGGGTGGTGACCGTAATCATCAATCAATGTAAAGCTCTTCTGCATTGATAATCTAATTTCTCCAAACTGTTGAAAGCGTCTCTCCACACCCTTGAATTCCGCTAATGCCTTGACTATGGCGGCATCAGGCACACAAATTTCATTGGCGACCGCAATCGCTGCCAAGGCGTTCTGTATATTATGCAATCCGGGCAAATTCAGCGTGATATCCAGTCTGCGGGCAGAGCCATTTACGCCGATTACTGCAGTAAATTTCATTTGATGATTGCTATGCTGGATATTGGTAGCGCGAACTTGCGCATCTTCAGACATGCCGTAGGTAGTAATGGGTTTTGTAATTGCAGGCATTACCTCGCGTATATTGGCGTCATCGATACAAACCACTGCCATCCCATAAAAAGGTAAATGCTGCAGAAATTCCACAAACGTTTGCTTTAATTTATTAAAATCATAACCATATGTTTCCATATGGTCTGCATCGATATTTGTCACAACTGCAAGTACCGGCTGTAGATACAAAAACGAAGCATCGGATTCATCCGCTTCGACAACAATAAACTCACCGCTACCCAATTTGGCATGACAACCTGCCGCCTCGAGCTTTCCCCCGATAACAAATGTGGGATCCATATCAGCCGCTGCCAGAATACTTGCAATTAAACTGGTCGTGGTGGTTTTCCCGTGCGCACCCGCTATCGCTATACCTGTGCGCAATCTCAGCAATTCTGCCAGCATCAAGGCACGTGGAACCACGGGGATATTTCTGTTTTTGGCCGCGATCACTTCAGGATTATCGGATTTGACTGCAGTTGAAGTAACTACAACGTTTGCGCCTTTAACTTGCTCACCCGCGTGACCCACATAAATCTTTATGCCGAGCTTGGCCAAACGCTGAGTCACTGGGTTATCCATCAAATCGGAGCCACTGACTTGATATTTCATATTAACGAATACTTCGGCAATCCCGCTCATGCCTGCACCGCCAATACCGACAAAATGAATGTGTTTGACTTTATGCCTCATTCAGCGCTCCACTTAATTCAATGCATGCCTCAGCTACAACCCGGGTTGCTTCCGGTTTTGATCGGCTGCGAGCCGTTATCGCCATCTCGAGTAATTTCTCCCGCGACAAATCCGCTAACAAATCCGCCAATTTCTTCGCGGTCAAATTGCTCTGATGAATTAATACAGCAGCTCCGTGATCGGACAGGAATCGCGCATTCCAGGTTTGATGATCATCAACCGCGTGTGGATAGGGCACTAAAATACTGGCCACTCCGGCTATACTTAATTCTGCGACCGTCAATGCGCCCGCACGGCACAATACTAAATCACACGCCGCATAACGGCTGGCCATGTCATCAATAAACGCAACGACTTCGACATCCATCTGCAGATCGGTATATGCCTGCTGAACCAGCTTAAATTGCGTTATACCAGCCTGATGAACAATCCGTGGACGGAGATTTTCAGGCATTAATTTCAGCGCCTCCGGCACAATGGTGTTTAATATTTGAGCACCCAGGCTACCGCCTACAATCAACAAATTCAATTTTCCCTGCCTGCCCGAAAATCGTTTCTCAGGCTCTTCTATCAACATAATCTCAGTACGCACGGGATTGCCTGAATAAATGGATTTCTTTTTGTTATTCAAGATTGCATCCGGAAAGCCCAAAAAAACCCTATCCGCCAGTTTTGCCAAAATTTTATTGGTTAAACCGGGTACCGAATTCTGCTCATGTATGATCAACGGTTTATTCAATAGCGATGCCATCATAGCACCCGGAAAAGCGGGATATCCCCCCATTCCCAGAACCACGTCAGGCTTAACGCTTCTAATGATTTTGATACTTTGCAGAAATGCCCTTATCAAACGCAGCGGGAGCATTAGCCAAGTAACCAGGCTCTTGCCGCGCAGCCCTGAAAAACTGATCACCTCAGTGTCGTAGCCTCGCTGCGGCACCAGCTTTAATTCCATGCCCGCTTCGGTTCCAAGCCATACCACGTGCCAGCCCATTTGTCTCAGATAATCAGCGACTGCCAATCCCGGAAAAACATGACCTCCCGTGCCGCCCGCCATGATCAAAATAGTCTGTTTAATCATGCGGGAAGTCCTCGCAAACGCCGACGGTTTTCCCAATCAATTCGTAACAACACTGCCAAAGCAAGGCAACTCGCGGTAATACTACTACCGCCATAGCTTAGCAAGGGCAGCGTTAGCCCTTTTGTAGGTAAAACACCCATATTGACGCCCATATTGATCAGCACTTGCACACCAATCCAGATACCGATCCCCTGTGCCACCAATGCTGAGAATGAATTTTCCAGTTTTGCCGCCAGTCGGCCAATAACAAATGCGCGCGCGATAAGCCACATAAATAAAATGATTACCACGGCAACGCCAACAAACCCAAGCTCCTCTGCCAGCACGGAAAGCAAGAAATCGGTATGCGCCTCAGGTAGATAAAACAGTTTTTCCACACTGCCGCCTAAACCTACACCGAGCCACTCACCGCGGCCAAACGCAATCAGGGCGTGACTTAACTGGTAACCTTTACCATACGGATCAGCCCAAGGATCCATAAATGCAATTACCCGGCTTAATCGATAGTCTGATCTTATGATTAATTCATATAAGCCCAGCGCCAGAATACCGATTAGTCCGATAAAAATTTTTAAGCTAGCCCCCCCCAGAAAAAGAATTGACATGGCTAAGACAGACACTACAAAAAAAGCCCCGAAATCCGGCTCCAGCAACAATAAAGACCCTACTATGGATAATATGACGGTTATGGGAAGAAACCCTTTTTGCAAGGAATTCAGATCAGCCGCTTTGCGATTCACATAATCAGCAGCATATAACACCATGAATAACTTCATATATTCAGAGGGCTGAATATTTACCACATACAGTGATATCCAGCGCTGACTACCATTGACTTCATGCCCAATACCGGGCACCAGAACCAGTATCAGCAATAAAACACCGATCATAAATAGATATACGATGTATTTCTGCCATACCTGCATGGGCACTTGAAAAGCAATCAATCCCAAGATCAGCCCCAGCACCAGATAAGCACTGTGCCGCCATAAATAGTAGCCGGCACGATCAGGCCCAAACTGAGCCTCTGCAATTGCAATCGAAGCAGAGTAAACCATGACCAAGCCAATACTCAGCAACAGCAGAGCAGACCACACTAAAGCCTGATCAAAATCGGCCATGATCCTCGGTTTTTGATTGATTGCCTGATAAATCATCATTATTTAATGTTTTTTCTGTCCAAAATTAAAAAACTTGTTTTCAATATCTTTAACCGCAGCCACGAACACCTCGGCACGATGAATATAATTTCTAAACATGTCAAAGCTGGCGCATGCCGGTGAAAGCAATACCACGTCACCCGCCTGTGCTAACAAAAAGCTTTTCTGCATGGCTTCTTCCATGGTGGTTGCAAAATGTATAGGAACCCCACAGTCTTTCAATTCATCTGCAATAATTTCTGCATCGCGCCCAATCAACACCACCGCACGGGTATTTTCGGCAACTGCCTGCCGTAAATGCGAGAAATCCTGCCCCTTACCATCACCTCCTGCAATCAAAATGACATTCTGTTTCATACCATTTAATGCTGCGATAGTCGCACCCACATTGGTGCTTTTGGAATCATCAAAAAAGGTGACGCCGTTAAATGCCGCGACCTTTTCCATCCGGTGCGGCAAACCGCGAAATTCCCGTAAAGCCGATACAAGGGGATCAATGGCGATATCCAACGCACGGCACATAGCTAACGCTGCAAGCGCATTGACAGCATTGTGCAATCCATTGACCACAAGCTCAGTGGTTCTCACTAAGCGATGAGGGCCCTCCATTAACCACAGATCATCACCGTCCTGCAAGATACCGAAGTCGACATGAGTGGGCGGCATATCCCACCCAAATGTAATTTGCTTTCCCTCAGCCAAAGCCATTTCGCTGATTCTGGAATCGTTTCGATTCAAAATTTGGGCGCATACACTACCGTTCTCCCGCAGAAAGATTTTTAATTTCGCTGCGATGTAATCTTGCATAC encodes:
- the murB gene encoding UDP-N-acetylmuramate dehydrogenase, producing the protein MTGLSENARTNIPATDLAFIEMNMPLICRGEMRVDEPMSRHISWRTGGNARRYYMPVDLDDFADCLREFSYEPIFVIGLGSNLLVRDGGIQGTVIALHAQLNDLQLIEHNQFDGLIYAGAGVACAKVARFAAKHDLAGAEFLAGIPGTVGGALAMNAGCYGSETWEFVERVQVVNQEGRIFIRTPDEYAIGYRSVKLHQSSNGNNLEWFAGGYIKLSQGEQAESRQRIKQLLAQRIASQPLNLPNAGSVFRNPPGDHAARLIEASGLKGCCVGGAMVSPQHANFIVNMGNAKAADIEALILMVRNRVRKATGIELIQEVRIIGDARRLT
- the murC gene encoding UDP-N-acetylmuramate--L-alanine ligase — encoded protein: MRHKVKHIHFVGIGGAGMSGIAEVFVNMKYQVSGSDLMDNPVTQRLAKLGIKIYVGHAGEQVKGANVVVTSTAVKSDNPEVIAAKNRNIPVVPRALMLAELLRLRTGIAIAGAHGKTTTTSLIASILAAADMDPTFVIGGKLEAAGCHAKLGSGEFIVVEADESDASFLYLQPVLAVVTNIDADHMETYGYDFNKLKQTFVEFLQHLPFYGMAVVCIDDANIREVMPAITKPITTYGMSEDAQVRATNIQHSNHQMKFTAVIGVNGSARRLDITLNLPGLHNIQNALAAIAVANEICVPDAAIVKALAEFKGVERRFQQFGEIRLSMQKSFTLIDDYGHHPAEMEATMKAARGAFPGRRLIVAFQPHRYTRTRDVFEDFTRVLSQADVLLLTEVYPAGEDPIVAADSKSLARSIRVLGKVEPIYIEDIDDLSIAILDAVQNNDIVLVMGAGSVAKVAPHIAQMESKLIVVNGNDY
- the murG gene encoding undecaprenyldiphospho-muramoylpentapeptide beta-N-acetylglucosaminyltransferase is translated as MIKQTILIMAGGTGGHVFPGLAVADYLRQMGWHVVWLGTEAGMELKLVPQRGYDTEVISFSGLRGKSLVTWLMLPLRLIRAFLQSIKIIRSVKPDVVLGMGGYPAFPGAMMASLLNKPLIIHEQNSVPGLTNKILAKLADRVFLGFPDAILNNKKKSIYSGNPVRTEIMLIEEPEKRFSGRQGKLNLLIVGGSLGAQILNTIVPEALKLMPENLRPRIVHQAGITQFKLVQQAYTDLQMDVEVVAFIDDMASRYAACDLVLCRAGALTVAELSIAGVASILVPYPHAVDDHQTWNARFLSDHGAAVLIHQSNLTAKKLADLLADLSREKLLEMAITARSRSKPEATRVVAEACIELSGALNEA
- the ftsW gene encoding putative lipid II flippase FtsW, which gives rise to MIYQAINQKPRIMADFDQALVWSALLLLSIGLVMVYSASIAIAEAQFGPDRAGYYLWRHSAYLVLGLILGLIAFQVPMQVWQKYIVYLFMIGVLLLILVLVPGIGHEVNGSQRWISLYVVNIQPSEYMKLFMVLYAADYVNRKAADLNSLQKGFLPITVILSIVGSLLLLEPDFGAFFVVSVLAMSILFLGGASLKIFIGLIGILALGLYELIIRSDYRLSRVIAFMDPWADPYGKGYQLSHALIAFGRGEWLGVGLGGSVEKLFYLPEAHTDFLLSVLAEELGFVGVAVVIILFMWLIARAFVIGRLAAKLENSFSALVAQGIGIWIGVQVLINMGVNMGVLPTKGLTLPLLSYGGSSITASCLALAVLLRIDWENRRRLRGLPA
- the murD gene encoding UDP-N-acetylmuramoyl-L-alanine--D-glutamate ligase — its product is MNLQGKAVLVLGMGETGLSMVKWLLRQGAKVRAADSRQEPPTWKEMIEKYSEVQVYRGKFEAQILDGIEIIAISPGVPVADSFVQQAIRLGIPVIGDLVLFSWALEQNKLPKPKILAITGSNGKTTVTSMVGAMLRKSGWDVAVAGNIGPAVLSVLMEQLDVGNWPQAWVLETSSFQLETTHNLNADVATVLNVSEDHLDRYTCMQDYIAAKLKIFLRENGSVCAQILNRNDSRISEMALAEGKQITFGWDMPPTHVDFGILQDGDDLWLMEGPHRLVRTTELVVNGLHNAVNALAALAMCRALDIAIDPLVSALREFRGLPHRMEKVAAFNGVTFFDDSKSTNVGATIAALNGMKQNVILIAGGDGKGQDFSHLRQAVAENTRAVVLIGRDAEIIADELKDCGVPIHFATTMEEAMQKSFLLAQAGDVVLLSPACASFDMFRNYIHRAEVFVAAVKDIENKFFNFGQKKH